One genomic segment of Anguilla anguilla isolate fAngAng1 chromosome 2, fAngAng1.pri, whole genome shotgun sequence includes these proteins:
- the LOC118221061 gene encoding uncharacterized protein LOC118221061, which produces MVWMVIIPLYLCAAFFALARSQQNPTVTMYPEFKQVFSGDTLVLTCSGSGQLKWLFNNNPNKDQTRETWTINVISKNDSGSYQCERNGEKSAPKDVTVLDYLPVASLSIKSGRAVINRGDFVVLELHVDTGLLDWCCRVYKGGKVKKIMINKTLMTSDKKDVQFHPKTLEDHESPAIFWCQHKTEMKRSNPITIKTTGQIVVLETPPEPAILGKQLTIWCRVWGEPDISRVVFLKNGEEKQNKNNSSLTIDNVTIEDQGNYSCTVTYKFKKVTSNIPNTVTSDPQELLVKAQPPEAVYTKSGTNLKCSCPKCSKPDNYRWYIQKQGQMETVDQEVMNFSPSEGGSYWCKAVWDDRVSAPSARFSAAFQEDGGYEEVGQRKATDNIMMQEKKKEGEYEALKQSEKEGEYQTLGAEGGKGAEGGYEALKRAKMDEKEGEYQTLGAEGGKGGEEILKKNND; this is translated from the exons ATGGTTTGGATGGTAATCATTCCTTTGTATCTATGTGCAG cattctTTGCCTTGGCGAGGAGTCAACAGAACCCAACtg TGACCATGTATCCTGAGTTCAAACAGGTGTTTTCTGGGGATACATTAGTGCTGACCTGCTCAGGGTCAGGCCAGCTGAAATGGCTCTTCAATAACAACCCCAATAAAGACCAAACGCGTGAAACCTGGACCATTAATGTCATCTCCAAAAATGATTCTGGCTCATATCAGTGTGAGAGGAATGGCGAAAAAAGTGCTCCTAAAGATGTCACAGTTTTGG ATTATCTACCTGTTGCCTCTCTCTCCATAAAGTCTGGTAGGGCAGTGATTAATAGGGGGGACTTTGTGGTTTTGGAGCTCCACGTCGACACAGGGCTGCTGGACTGGTGCTGTCGAGTATACAAGGGGGGGAAGGTGAAGAAGATTATGATTAATAAAACTCTGATGACTTCTGATAAAAAGGATGTGCAGTTTCATCCAAAAACCCTGGAGGACCATGAATCCCCAGCCATCTTCTGGTGTCAACAtaagacagaaatgaaaaggagCAACCCTATTACTATCAAGACCACAG GTCAGATAGTAGTGTTGGAGACCCCTCCTGAGCCTGCAATTCTGGGGAAACAGCTGACTATATGGTGCCGTGTATGGGGAGAACCCGACATAAGTAGGGTTGTTTTCCTTAAAAATGGcgaggaaaaacaaaataaaaacaactctTCTCTCACCATCGACAATGTAACAATTGAGGATCAGGGAAATTATTCATGCACAGTAACCTATAAATTCAAGAAAGTTACCAGCAACATCCCAAATACTGTCACCTCTGACCCTCAGGAACTCCTTGTCAAAG CACAACCTCCGGAGGCAGTCTACACAAAAAGTGGAACCAATTTGAAGTGTTCCTGTCCAAAATGCTCTAAGCCAGACAACTACCGGTGGTACATACAGAAGCAAGGGCAAATGGAAACTGTAGACCAGGAAGTCATGAATTTCTCTCCCAGTGAAGGGGGGTCTTACTGGTGTAAAGCAGTATGGGATGATAGAGTCTCAGCACCAAGTGCGCGATTTA GTGCTGCCTTCCAGGAGGACGGAGGGTATGAGGAAGTCGGACAGAGGAAAGCAACAGACAACATCATGAtgcaagagaaaaagaaagagggtgAATATGAGGCCCTGAAACAAtctgagaaagagggggagtaCCAGACTTTaggggccgagggggggaaaggagcAGAGGGTGGTTATGAGGCTCTGaagagagccaaaatggacgAGAAAGAGGGGGAGTACCAGACTTTaggggccgagggggggaaaggtgGAGAAGAGatcttaaagaaaaataatgattaa